The Herminiimonas arsenitoxidans genome window below encodes:
- a CDS encoding recombinase family protein codes for MTIAYSYVRFSRAEQLKGDSLRRQIELSEQYAQEHNLTLDQSFRLHDLGVSAFDGSNLRKGALGGFLNAVESGRIARGSILLVESLDRLSREQVLYALEVFTSIMRKGITIVTLADGMEYNEDSIANNYSNLVMSIMIMARAHEESLTKSKRIKSAWQNKRNKIAEKKLTAQCPRWLALSADKTTFTFIPERVAIIKEIINWSLNGIGQALIAKRLNERKEKHFSNHGNGWHTSYICKILNSPALHGEFQPHLWIDGKNQPHGDSIQNYFPALMSKEEFLVMKNTRELRLFGRTGKRGVDVPNLLSGLVKCGYCGSSMVLAGATAKRSIGPDGVTSVRLSKKVLVCDEARRGLGCYAVRWDYKDLEKSFLSFCRGLELQQLLDDLDKNTDAEDKVRTLQDELQLTDAEIQESNRKVGNLLLALESGHTAPDALIERMKVLESSIASANLRKVELQTQIKALALAEKNDSRELQSVQDVINRLEEKTGDELFLLRAALADKIRRLFKEVRVHPAGKLTSPEELKTMREQLTKVGYDAKRIADYLQDYRTEPKRVGTARYASRRDIGRYFVIQARKEGVRVIYPDFDDPSKVTVELSS; via the coding sequence GTGACAATTGCATATTCGTACGTCCGATTTTCCAGAGCGGAGCAGCTAAAAGGTGATTCGCTTCGCCGTCAAATAGAGTTGTCTGAGCAGTACGCCCAAGAGCACAACCTGACGCTTGATCAGTCATTCCGGCTACACGACCTTGGAGTCTCGGCCTTTGATGGCTCCAATCTCCGAAAAGGTGCTTTGGGTGGCTTTTTAAATGCTGTTGAAAGCGGTCGAATTGCCCGCGGGTCAATTCTATTGGTTGAATCACTCGACCGTTTATCAAGAGAGCAGGTGTTGTACGCGCTGGAGGTCTTTACATCCATCATGCGGAAGGGCATCACGATTGTTACCTTGGCTGACGGGATGGAGTACAACGAGGACTCCATAGCAAATAATTACAGCAATCTGGTCATGTCCATCATGATCATGGCAAGGGCGCATGAAGAATCATTAACAAAAAGTAAACGAATAAAATCGGCTTGGCAAAATAAGCGGAATAAGATCGCCGAGAAAAAGCTGACAGCTCAATGCCCCCGCTGGCTGGCACTTAGCGCCGATAAAACAACTTTTACGTTTATTCCAGAACGCGTAGCGATCATCAAGGAAATTATCAATTGGTCTCTCAATGGTATAGGCCAAGCGCTGATAGCCAAAAGACTGAATGAGCGTAAAGAAAAGCATTTTTCAAATCATGGCAACGGTTGGCACACTTCTTATATCTGCAAGATACTGAATAGCCCAGCGCTTCATGGTGAGTTTCAACCCCACCTATGGATTGATGGCAAAAATCAACCGCACGGTGACTCAATCCAAAACTACTTCCCAGCGTTGATGAGCAAGGAAGAATTCCTTGTGATGAAAAATACACGTGAGTTGAGGTTGTTTGGTCGGACCGGGAAGCGAGGAGTGGACGTTCCTAATTTGCTAAGTGGCTTGGTCAAGTGCGGTTACTGCGGATCGTCAATGGTTTTGGCGGGGGCTACTGCAAAAAGGAGCATCGGGCCAGATGGAGTGACGAGTGTACGATTATCCAAAAAAGTACTGGTGTGTGATGAGGCAAGAAGGGGTTTGGGCTGTTACGCGGTCAGATGGGACTATAAAGACCTCGAAAAGAGTTTTCTATCCTTTTGTCGGGGGTTGGAGCTACAGCAATTGCTGGACGACTTGGATAAGAACACTGATGCAGAAGACAAAGTACGCACTTTACAAGACGAGTTGCAACTGACGGACGCAGAGATTCAAGAGAGTAATCGCAAAGTCGGTAACTTGCTTTTGGCCTTAGAGAGTGGGCACACAGCGCCTGACGCATTAATTGAACGGATGAAGGTGTTGGAAAGTAGCATTGCTTCCGCAAACTTAAGAAAAGTAGAACTACAGACACAAATTAAAGCGCTAGCCCTAGCTGAAAAAAATGATTCGCGGGAATTACAGTCGGTGCAGGATGTTATTAATAGGCTCGAGGAAAAAACTGGCGATGAATTATTTTTACTGAGGGCTGCCCTGGCAGACAAAATACGTAGGTTGTTCAAAGAGGTACGAGTGCATCCTGCTGGGAAACTGACCTCACCCGAGGAACTGAAGACAATGCGTGAGCAATTGACGAAAGTTGGTTACGACGCAAAACGTATTGCTGATTACCTTCAGGATTATCGAACGGAGCCAAAACGAGTGGGCACAGCGCGTTATGCGTCTCGCAGGGATATTGGCCGCTATTTTGTGATTCAGGCGCGAAAGGAAGGTGTTCGTGTGATTTATCCAGATTTTGACGACCCGAGTAAAGTCACGGTCGAGCTTTCATCATAG